One genomic region from Fictibacillus marinisediminis encodes:
- a CDS encoding M50 family metallopeptidase, producing the protein MNNPVFQFFSKVKINPLFWLIIGLSIITGHFREIILLFLAVFIHEMGHYAGAHLFQWRVKKIELFPFGGVAEVEEHGNRPFREEVIVTLLGPVQHLWLMLAAFFLFQLGWWNPQDFEWFIKMNVTLLVFNLLPVWPLDGGKLMFAAAASIFPFKKAHTVFLLTSFSIMLILFFSFLPRDPLHLNLWLVTIFLGVSHYIEWKRRQFVFLRFLMSRIADDRRSGWLTKPIHVPSDAALYDVISLFRKGVRHFIVIQASETNRIVEEKQVLNMFFSSNQVRCAIGHLFR; encoded by the coding sequence TTGAATAATCCTGTTTTTCAATTTTTCAGCAAAGTAAAGATTAACCCTCTTTTTTGGCTAATTATTGGGCTCTCCATCATCACCGGGCATTTTCGTGAGATCATATTGCTGTTTCTGGCAGTTTTTATACATGAGATGGGTCATTATGCGGGGGCCCATCTTTTTCAATGGCGTGTAAAGAAAATCGAACTTTTTCCGTTTGGCGGAGTAGCGGAAGTAGAGGAACATGGAAACCGGCCGTTCCGTGAAGAAGTGATCGTTACACTGCTGGGACCTGTGCAGCATCTCTGGCTTATGCTGGCCGCTTTTTTCTTATTTCAGCTTGGCTGGTGGAATCCTCAGGACTTTGAGTGGTTTATTAAAATGAACGTAACGCTTCTGGTTTTTAATCTGCTGCCGGTATGGCCACTTGATGGAGGGAAACTGATGTTTGCCGCTGCAGCCAGCATTTTTCCATTTAAAAAAGCACATACTGTATTTTTATTAACCTCTTTCTCCATCATGCTGATCCTGTTCTTTTCATTTTTACCCCGGGACCCCCTGCATTTAAATCTATGGCTCGTGACGATCTTCCTTGGTGTCTCTCATTATATCGAGTGGAAAAGGCGGCAGTTTGTCTTCCTTCGTTTCTTGATGTCGAGGATTGCGGATGACAGGAGATCGGGCTGGCTGACAAAGCCCATACATGTTCCCTCGGATGCAGCGCTCTATGACGTCATCAGTCTCTTTCGAAAAGGGGTTCGTCATTTTATCGTCATCCAGGCTTCGGAAACAAACAGGATCGTGGAAGAGAAGCAGGTGCTTAACATGTTTTTTTCATCCAATCAGGTCAGATGTGCAATCGGACATCTTTTTCGTTAA
- the mreD gene encoding rod shape-determining protein MreD: protein MNRILLPFITYIAFVAESTVMQVLAPEHYGWGFLLIPHFSLVLIILMSCYLKPSFGIVYGMIFGLLTDLIYTDLIGVYMFSTALVAYFISVLSRYLFSNFFVAILLSAAGVAGLEFMVYGLNSLIGIADTSIDSFFYDRLLPTLILNAVFTILVYYPFVKLLKKVKKTIHEN, encoded by the coding sequence ATGAATAGGATTCTTCTTCCTTTTATTACCTATATTGCGTTTGTGGCTGAGAGTACGGTCATGCAGGTACTGGCACCCGAACATTATGGATGGGGCTTCCTGTTGATTCCGCATTTTTCTCTTGTCCTGATTATTCTGATGTCATGCTATCTTAAACCTTCGTTTGGCATCGTGTACGGGATGATCTTTGGGCTTCTTACTGATCTTATCTATACAGATCTGATCGGTGTGTACATGTTTTCTACCGCATTGGTGGCTTACTTTATTTCTGTTTTATCCCGCTATCTTTTCAGCAACTTTTTTGTTGCAATACTTTTAAGTGCAGCCGGGGTGGCAGGACTTGAATTTATGGTTTATGGATTAAACTCTTTAATTGGTATTGCCGATACAAGTATAGACTCCTTCTTTTATGACAGGCTGCTTCCCACGCTGATCTTGAACGCTGTGTTTACGATTCTCGTTTATTATCCGTTTGTTAAGCTGCTGAAAAAGGTGAAGAAAACCATCCATGAAAACTAA
- the minC gene encoding septum site-determining protein MinC: protein MAQKLQHNVTIKGTKDGLVLLLDDLCSFEQLVEELHDKLSDDHGQLLNGPLISVIVKTGNRYLSEQQSELVRGIIGQKQNLDIKRFESNVITVAEAEEMKKEAQIMRVSKVIRSGQVLSVQGDLLLIGDVNPGGTIMATGNIFVMGSLKGIAHGGSSGNREAVIAASVMKPTQLRIADLISRAPDHYPEIGHEMECAYISDEENQILIDRISTVHRIRPNLNRL from the coding sequence ATGGCACAAAAACTCCAACATAATGTTACAATAAAAGGCACGAAAGACGGTCTTGTCCTGCTGTTGGACGACCTATGCTCATTTGAGCAGCTGGTCGAGGAGCTACATGATAAATTATCCGACGACCATGGACAGTTGCTGAATGGACCGCTTATTTCAGTCATTGTCAAAACCGGCAACCGGTATTTATCAGAGCAGCAGTCGGAGCTGGTGCGTGGAATTATCGGACAAAAGCAGAACCTGGACATCAAGCGGTTTGAATCCAATGTCATTACGGTGGCTGAAGCGGAGGAAATGAAGAAAGAAGCTCAGATCATGAGAGTTTCAAAAGTCATCCGTTCCGGCCAGGTGTTAAGTGTTCAGGGGGATCTTTTGCTGATCGGAGATGTAAATCCAGGCGGCACGATTATGGCAACCGGCAATATTTTTGTGATGGGTTCGTTAAAAGGCATCGCCCACGGAGGATCATCCGGTAACCGTGAAGCGGTTATTGCCGCTTCTGTCATGAAACCCACTCAGCTAAGAATTGCGGATCTGATCAGCCGGGCGCCTGACCATTATCCGGAAATTGGGCATGAAATGGAATGCGCCTATATTTCTGATGAAGAAAATCAAATTTTGATTGACCGAATCAGTACAGTACATAGAATCAGGCCCAATTTGAATCGTTTATAG
- the mreC gene encoding rod shape-determining protein MreC yields MPQFFSNKRLIILLASIIVLVAMIGFSMKDREELSWPEQFLKDTVGISQSLFYKPANSIAGFFENLTEMKHMYHENKLLKSKLDEYAQLSVDVQELKKENKSLKSQLEKEADLTEYKIREASVIGRSPDRWNKFIFVNKGYRDGVKSKMAVVSPEGFIGKVAKVSAFHSTIQLISDNDRTNRISAIAESNKRIFGMIEGYDSKKQALLFKKIPVNAKLKKGQKVITSGLGEVFPRGLLIGTVKEVKPDEYGLTKTAYLKPSANLYDLDHVMILDRSMPQVDENEFKAKEEE; encoded by the coding sequence GTGCCACAATTTTTCTCAAACAAGCGGCTAATTATTCTTCTTGCGAGTATCATAGTCTTGGTGGCAATGATCGGTTTTTCTATGAAAGATCGTGAAGAATTAAGCTGGCCGGAACAATTTTTAAAAGATACGGTTGGTATAAGCCAGTCGCTGTTTTATAAACCCGCTAACTCTATAGCGGGTTTCTTTGAGAACCTGACAGAAATGAAGCATATGTATCATGAGAACAAACTGCTGAAATCCAAGCTGGATGAATATGCACAGCTGTCTGTGGATGTGCAGGAACTGAAAAAGGAAAACAAATCTTTAAAGAGCCAGCTCGAAAAAGAGGCTGATCTTACGGAGTATAAGATTAGGGAGGCTTCTGTCATCGGACGCTCTCCTGATCGATGGAACAAATTCATCTTTGTGAATAAAGGATACAGAGACGGTGTCAAATCCAAGATGGCTGTAGTTTCACCTGAAGGATTCATCGGCAAAGTGGCGAAGGTATCTGCTTTCCATTCCACGATACAGCTGATCAGCGACAACGACAGGACGAACCGTATTTCCGCTATCGCTGAAAGCAATAAGCGTATTTTCGGAATGATTGAAGGCTATGATTCTAAGAAACAAGCATTGCTGTTTAAAAAGATACCGGTAAATGCCAAGCTTAAAAAAGGCCAGAAGGTGATTACATCGGGTCTTGGCGAGGTCTTTCCGCGCGGGCTGCTGATCGGAACAGTCAAGGAAGTAAAGCCGGATGAATACGGGCTGACAAAGACCGCATATTTAAAGCCGTCTGCTAATCTTTATGATCTTGATCATGTGATGATTCTTGACCGGTCGATGCCTCAAGTCGATGAAAACGAATTTAAAGCAAAGGAGGAAGAATAA
- a CDS encoding M23 family metallopeptidase: MRNSADDIRRRYADRLAQGENETFRTSLYTGSTASMEEKKKGPRFNGSFFLFQIMMSVCLFLGAGILFKNDSELSAKGQSLIKKMYHSEFQFAAAKKWYENQFGKPLALLPEKQIEPAKNATSANKNEDYAQPASGRVYESFETNGKGIMMETGKTSNVDTVKEGYVIFIGKKKDLGNTVVIQHNNGEESWYGELDSIDPDVKLYSYMESKKPLGKVTPNKDGKTGKFYFALKKGDTFVDPSKVIPFE, encoded by the coding sequence ATGAGAAACAGTGCGGATGATATAAGACGGCGGTATGCAGACAGGCTTGCTCAAGGAGAGAATGAAACGTTCAGAACCAGCTTGTATACAGGGAGTACAGCTTCAATGGAGGAAAAGAAGAAAGGCCCCCGATTTAACGGGTCGTTCTTTTTATTTCAGATCATGATGTCCGTGTGCCTTTTTCTTGGGGCGGGAATTTTATTTAAAAATGACAGTGAGCTTTCGGCAAAAGGGCAGAGTTTGATTAAGAAAATGTACCACAGTGAGTTTCAGTTTGCGGCCGCGAAAAAATGGTACGAGAATCAATTTGGGAAACCTCTGGCGTTATTGCCTGAAAAACAAATAGAACCAGCCAAGAATGCAACATCTGCAAATAAAAACGAAGATTATGCCCAGCCTGCATCTGGAAGAGTGTATGAATCCTTTGAAACGAACGGAAAAGGCATTATGATGGAGACGGGAAAAACCTCGAACGTGGATACCGTAAAAGAAGGATACGTCATTTTTATCGGCAAAAAGAAAGATCTTGGAAATACCGTCGTCATCCAGCACAACAATGGGGAAGAATCTTGGTATGGCGAATTGGACAGCATTGATCCCGATGTAAAGCTCTACAGTTATATGGAAAGCAAAAAACCCCTTGGTAAAGTGACACCGAATAAGGACGGAAAAACAGGTAAATTTTACTTTGCCCTGAAAAAAGGCGACACATTTGTTGATCCGAGCAAGGTGATCCCTTTTGAATAA
- a CDS encoding rod shape-determining protein, which translates to MFGGFSRDLGIDLGTANTLVYVKGKGVVVREPSVVALRTDTGSIEAVGNDAKNMIGRTPGNIVAVRPMKDGVIADFETTATMMKYFIQQAQKNRSVFARKPNVMVCVPSGITAVEKRAVEDATKQAGAREAYTIEEPFAAAIGADLPVWEPTGSMVVDIGGGTTEVAIISLGGIVTSQSIRIAGDEMDDAIIQYIKKTYNLMIGERTAETLKLEIGSAGSADGIENMDIRGRDLLTGLPKTITITAEEVSSALRDTVNSIMEAVKVTLEKTPPELAADIMDRGIVLTGGGALLRNLDKVISEETKMPVIVAENALDCVAVGTGRALENLHLFRSKAGITSRSKTKA; encoded by the coding sequence TGTTGTGCGTGAACCTTCCGTAGTGGCATTGCGAACTGATACAGGGTCAATTGAAGCAGTAGGGAACGATGCAAAAAATATGATTGGCCGTACACCAGGAAACATCGTAGCGGTACGTCCAATGAAAGACGGAGTCATTGCGGATTTTGAAACAACAGCAACAATGATGAAGTATTTTATTCAGCAGGCACAGAAGAACCGTTCTGTATTTGCTAGAAAACCAAATGTTATGGTCTGTGTTCCTTCTGGAATTACAGCGGTTGAAAAACGTGCTGTAGAAGATGCAACAAAACAAGCTGGAGCCCGTGAAGCGTATACGATCGAAGAGCCTTTCGCAGCAGCGATCGGTGCAGATCTTCCGGTATGGGAGCCTACAGGAAGCATGGTCGTTGACATCGGCGGCGGTACTACAGAAGTGGCGATCATTTCCCTTGGAGGAATTGTAACGAGCCAATCGATCCGTATTGCTGGAGATGAGATGGACGATGCGATTATTCAATATATTAAGAAAACCTACAACTTGATGATTGGTGAGCGTACAGCTGAAACGCTTAAACTTGAGATCGGTTCTGCCGGTTCTGCAGACGGAATTGAGAACATGGACATCCGCGGGCGTGATTTATTGACAGGCCTTCCGAAAACCATTACGATTACGGCGGAAGAAGTTTCCAGCGCTCTTAGAGATACGGTAAACAGCATCATGGAGGCAGTAAAAGTGACGCTTGAAAAAACACCTCCTGAACTTGCGGCGGACATCATGGACCGCGGAATTGTACTTACTGGAGGAGGAGCTTTGCTTCGTAATCTGGATAAGGTGATCAGCGAAGAAACCAAGATGCCTGTCATCGTTGCAGAGAACGCATTGGACTGTGTCGCTGTAGGAACAGGACGCGCACTTGAAAACTTGCATCTTTTCCGTTCAAAGGCCGGGATTACTTCTCGTTCGAAAACAAAGGCTTAA
- the minD gene encoding septum site-determining protein MinD yields MGEAIVITSGKGGVGKTTTSANIGTSLALSGKKVCLVDTDIGLRNLDVLMGLENRIIYDLVDVVEERCKLHQALIKDKRFECLFLLPAAQTKDKSSVQPEQIKKIITELKQDYDYVIIDCPAGIEQGFKNAVAGADKSIVVTNPEISSVRDADRIIGLLEQEEVEAPKLIVNRVRNHLAKSGDMLDVDEIVSILAIELIGVVVDDENVIKAANKGEPIAMNPDSKASIAYRNIARRILGESVPLTTIDEEKGFFSKIKTLLGMR; encoded by the coding sequence ATGGGAGAGGCAATAGTCATTACTTCTGGGAAAGGGGGAGTCGGTAAAACTACGACTTCTGCGAATATCGGTACGTCCCTTGCCCTTTCTGGTAAAAAAGTATGTCTAGTTGATACTGACATCGGCCTTCGCAATCTGGATGTGTTAATGGGTCTGGAAAATCGAATCATTTATGATCTGGTTGACGTCGTCGAAGAGCGCTGCAAGCTTCACCAGGCGCTGATTAAAGATAAACGGTTTGAATGTTTATTCCTTCTTCCTGCCGCGCAGACCAAGGATAAAAGCTCCGTTCAACCGGAACAGATAAAGAAAATCATTACAGAATTAAAACAGGATTATGATTACGTCATCATCGACTGTCCTGCTGGTATCGAACAAGGATTCAAGAATGCAGTTGCAGGTGCGGACAAGTCCATAGTGGTGACGAATCCTGAAATTTCTTCGGTTCGTGATGCTGACCGTATTATCGGGCTGCTTGAGCAAGAAGAAGTGGAAGCTCCTAAACTGATCGTTAACCGAGTACGAAACCACCTGGCTAAAAGCGGTGACATGCTGGATGTGGATGAGATTGTATCCATCCTTGCCATTGAGCTGATCGGCGTGGTCGTTGATGATGAGAATGTCATCAAAGCGGCAAATAAAGGTGAACCGATCGCGATGAACCCCGATAGCAAAGCGTCCATCGCCTATCGGAATATCGCAAGACGAATTCTTGGAGAATCTGTCCCTCTGACTACGATTGATGAGGAAAAAGGATTCTTCTCAAAAATTAAAACGTTGCTGGGAATGAGATAA